The proteins below are encoded in one region of Myxococcales bacterium:
- a CDS encoding DUF4331 family protein has product MKIVHKWRKALAVCAVFGATPLAFAADHIDSDALATDPAADITDVYAWMQSGKLVMVMNVAPLATTASKFSDKVQYVIHTKSGAVGLAPTEPDVNVICTFDAAQKAKCWVGDKEYVEGDASATAGISSASGKLKVFAGLRDDPFFFNLDGFKDTVATVESVAASLTFDAYGCPTIDAPTSAVLVSKLSTDPKADAGAAKDFFASKNVLSIVVEIDPTLVSGTTAPAVAVWASTNKAP; this is encoded by the coding sequence ATGAAAATAGTGCATAAATGGCGGAAAGCGCTCGCGGTCTGCGCCGTCTTCGGCGCGACGCCCTTGGCTTTTGCGGCCGACCATATCGATTCGGACGCCCTGGCCACGGACCCGGCCGCTGACATCACCGACGTATACGCGTGGATGCAGAGCGGCAAGCTGGTCATGGTCATGAACGTGGCGCCGCTCGCAACGACGGCGTCCAAGTTCTCGGACAAGGTCCAGTACGTCATCCACACGAAGTCGGGGGCCGTCGGCCTTGCGCCGACCGAGCCCGACGTCAACGTGATCTGCACCTTCGACGCGGCTCAGAAAGCCAAGTGCTGGGTGGGGGACAAAGAATACGTCGAGGGTGACGCGAGCGCGACCGCTGGCATCAGCAGCGCCAGCGGCAAGCTGAAGGTCTTCGCGGGACTCCGCGACGATCCGTTCTTCTTCAACCTCGATGGTTTCAAGGACACGGTTGCGACGGTCGAGAGTGTCGCGGCGTCATTGACGTTCGACGCCTACGGTTGCCCCACGATTGACGCGCCGACCTCCGCCGTGTTGGTCAGCAAGCTGAGCACCGATCCGAAGGCCGACGCCGGCGCGGCGAAGGACTTCTTCGCGAGCAAGAACGTGCTCTCCATCGTGGTCGAGATCGACCCCACCCTGGTCAGCGGAACGACGGCTCCGGCCGTTGCCGTCTGGGCCAGTACCAACAAAGCACCCTGA